Proteins found in one Odontesthes bonariensis isolate fOdoBon6 chromosome 11, fOdoBon6.hap1, whole genome shotgun sequence genomic segment:
- the abcb11b gene encoding bile salt export pump gives MPTGSVRLQSIKKLGQENHSYEVTDEEPAGSYMSLTNSKEKEKAKVEAEQPAIRVGFFQLFRFSTCKDVVMMVVGTLCAVLHGSAQPLMLLVFGLLTDTFIEYDIELNQLSDDRKECVNNTIQWKRNYTTAYDQSGNIIFDNSTLEMFMPLKNMSCGILDIEYEMTLFAFYYIGIGAGVFLLGYFQISLWVTSAARQIQLIRKMYFSKVMRMEIGWFDCTSVGELNTRMSDDINKINDAIADQVAIFVQRFTTFVCGFAIGFVKGWKLTLVIVAASPLIGIGAGLMAVFVAKLTGMELQAYAKAGAVADEVLSAIRTVAAFGGERKEVERYNRNLISAQRWGIRKGLIMGFFTGYMWLIIFLCYALAFWYGSTLVLDTEEYTPGTLLQVFFGVLVAAMSLGQASPCLEAFAAGRGAATIIFETIEREPEIDCLSEAGYKLDRVKGDIEFHNVTFHYPSRPEVKILDKLSVAVKSGETTAFVGPSGAGKSTAVQLIQRFYDPKEGMVTLDGHDIKGLHIQWLRSLIGIVEQEPVLFATTIAENIRYGRPGVSTEEIITAAKEANAYNFIMDLPQKFDTLVGEGGGQMSGGQKQRIAIARALVRNPRILLLDMATSALDNESEAIVQEALDKVRMGRTTISIAHRLSTIKNADVIVGFEHGRAVERGKHNELLERKGVYFTLVTLQSQGDKALNEKAREMAGGEQEEPERLNLSRAGSYRASLRASIRQRSRSQLSNLIPDSSVTVAGDLGPRAYSMSQADKYKSATPEEDEEEIVEPAPVSRILKYNLPEWPYMLFGSFGAAINGGVNPVYALLFSQILATFSIEDSVTQRREIDSICVFFVFVGVISFFTQMLQGYAFSKSGELLTSRLRRIGFHAMLGQEIGWFDDHRNSAGALTTRLATDASQVQGATGSQIGMIVNSLTNIGVAVIMSFYFSWKLTLLILCFLPFIALSGGFQAKMLTGFAKQDKQAMEAAGQVSGEALNNIRTIAGLGKEKSFVEMFERHLDAPYYSALKKANVYGACYGFAQCVVFLTNSASYRFGGYLVKQEGLHFSLVFRVISAIITSGTALGRASSYTPDYAKAKISAARFFQLLDRVPTISVYSDKGDKWNNFQGNIEFIDCKFTYPTRPDIQVLNGLNVSVKPGQTLAFVGSSGCGKSTSVQLLERFYDPDSGRVLIDGHDSTRVNVPFLRSKIGIVSQEPILFDCSIAENIKYGDNSRDISMNEVILAAKKAQLHDFVMALPEKYDTNVGSQGSQLSRGQKQRIAIARAIIRDPKILLLDEATSALDTESEKTVQEALDKAREGRTCIVIAHRLSTIQNSDIIAVMARGFVIEQGAHDQLMALKGAYHKLVTTGAPIS, from the exons ATGCCGACAGGATCAGTGAGACTACAAAGCATTAAAAAACTGGGACAGGAAAACCACAGCTATGAGGTTACAGATGAAG AACCAGCTGGCTCCTATAT GTCTTTGACTAATTCCAAGGAGAAGGAAAA AGCTAAGGTAGAGGCAGAGCAACCTGCGATTAGAGTCGGCTTCTTTCAGCTG TTCCGCTTTTCCACCTGCAAGGAtgtggtgatgatggtggtgggtactctgtgtgctgtgctgCACGGCTCGGCTCAGCCCCTCATGCTGCTGGTGTTCGGCCTGCTCACTGACACCTTCATTGAGTATGATATTGAGCTAAACCAGCTGAGCGACGACCGGAAGGAGTGTGTGAACAACACCATCCAGTGGAAGAGGAACTACACTACAGCTTATGACCAGTCAGGCAATATCATCTTCGACAATTCAACACTGGAGATGTTCATGCCACTGAAGAACATGTCCTGtgg GATTCTTGACATTGAATATGAAATGACCCTGTTTGCCTTCTATTACATTGGGATTGGAGCAGGTGTATTTCTGCTCGGATACTTTCAG ATCTCTCTGTGGGTGACATCCGCTGCCAGGCAGATTCAGCTCATCAGGAAAATGTACTTCAGCAAAGTAATGAGGATGGAGATCGGCTGGTTCGACTGCACCTCTGTAGGGGAGCTCAACACTCGCATGTCAGA CGATATAAACAAGATCAACGACGCCATCGCAGACCAAGTTGCCATATTTGTGCAGCGCTTCACCACATTTGTGTGTGGTTTCGCCATTGGATTTGTGAAAGGGTGGAAGTTAACACTTGTCATCGTCGCAGCGAGTCCATTGATTGGTATTGGAGCCGGTCTTATGGCTGTG TTTGTGGCCAAGCTAACTGGGATGGAGCTGCAGGCCTACGCCAAAGCTGGTGCTGTGGCTGATGAGGTTCTCTCCGCCATCAGGACCGTCGCCGCTTTTGGGGGAGAGAGAAAGGAAGTGGAAAG ATATAACAGGAACTTGATCTCAGCACAGAGATGGGGCATCAGAAAGGGTCTGATTATGGGCTTTTTCACTGGATATATGTGGCTGATCATCTTCCTTTGCTATGCTCTGGCCTTCTGGTATGGCTCGACTCTTGTGCTGGACACTGAAGAGTACACACCAGGAACACTACTGCAG GTATTTTTTGGAGTTCTAGTGGCAGCCATGAGTTTGGGACAGGCCTCTCCGTGTCTGGAGGCATTTGCAGCTGGCCGTGGAGCTGCTACCATAATATTTGAGACTATTGAGAGG GAGCCGGAGATTGACTGTTTATCGGAGGCTGGGTACAAGCTTGACCGGGTCAAAGGAGATATCGAGTTCCACAATGTGACCTTCCATTACCCGTCCAGACCAGAAGTTAAA ATCCTGGACAAGCTCAGTGTTGCAGTGAAGTCAGGGGAGACCACGGCCTTTGTGGGGCCGAGCGGAGCCGGGAAGAGCACTGCTGTTCAACTCATCCAGCGCTTCTATGACCCCAAGGAGGGCATG GTGACCCTGGACGGTCATGACATCAAAGGGCTGCACATCCAGTGGCTGCGCTCTCTGATTGGCATCGTGGAGCAGGAGCCTGTGCTGTTTGCCACCACCATCGCCGAGAACATACGGTATGGGCGGCCCGGCGTCTCCACGGAGGAGATCATCACTGCGGCAAAGGAGGCGAACGCGTACAACTTCATCATGGACCTGCCGCAG AAATTTGACACGCTGGTGGGTGAGGGTGGCGGACAGATGAGCGGCGGACAGAAGCAGCGAATTGCCATTGCACGAGCGCTGGTCAGGAACCCTCGCATCCTGCTGCTGGATATGGCTACGTCTGCTCTTGATAACGAGAGTGAGGCCATTGTTCAAGAAGCCTTGGATAAA GTACGCATGGGCCGCACCACCATCTCTATTGCTCACCGCCTGTCCACCATAAAGAACGCCGACGTGATTGTCGGCTTTGAGCACGGCCGGGCTGTGGAGAGGGGCAAGCACAATGAACTGCTGGAGAGGAAGGGCGTGTATTTCACTCTTGTCACCCTGCAGAGCCAAGGGGACAAGGCTCTGAATGAGAAGGCCCGGGAAA TGGCTGGCGGTGAACAAGAGGAGCCAGAGAGGCTAAATCTATCCAGAGCAGGCAGCTATCGTGCCAGTTTGAG AGCCTCAATCCGCCAGAGGTCCAGATCCCAGCTCTCCAACCTGATCCCAGATTCCTCTGTTACTGTGGCTGGAGATCTCGGCCCCAGAGCGTACTCTATGTCCCAAGCAGATAAATATAAG AGTGCCACGccagaggaggatgaagaggagattgtggaaccagctccagTTAGCAGGATTCTGAAGTACAACTTACCTGAGTGGCCCTATATGCTGTTTGGATCTTTTGGGGCTGCGATAAATGGGGGGGTCAACCCTGTTTACGCACTACTGTTCAGTCAAATCTTAGCG acttTCTCAATAGAGGATTCTGTAACTCAAAGGAGGGAGATTGACAGTATTTGCGTCTTCTTCGTCTTCGTTGGCGTCATCTCTTTCTTCACCCAGATGCTGCAG GGTTATGCCTTTTCTAAGTCTGGGGAGCTGCTGACCAGCAGACTACGGCGGATCGGTTTTCATGCCATGCTAGGCCAAGAGATTGGCTGGTTTGATGATCACAGGAACAGCGCTGGAGCTCTGACCACACGTCTGGCAACTGATGCCTCACAAGTCCAGGGG GCTACAGGTTCTCAGATTGGTATGATAGTCAACTCTTTGACCAACATCGGCGTGGCCGTCATCATGTCCTTCTACTTCAGCTGGAAGCTCACGCTGCTCATCCTCTGCTTCCTGCCCTTCATCGCTCTGTCAGGTGGCTTCCAGGCCAAGATGCTCACAGGCTTTGCCAAGCAGGACAAGCAGGCCATGGAAGCTGCTGGACAG GTTTCTGGCGAGGCCCTAAATAACATCCGCACCATTGCTGGTCTGGGCAAGGAGAAGAGCTTTGTGGAAATGTTTGAGAGACACCTGGATGCTCCGTACTACTCAGCCCTGAAGAAGGCAAATGTGTACGGAGCATGCTATGGATTTGCCCAGTGTGTGGTGTTCTTGACCAACTCCGCTTCTTACAGATTTGGAGGTTACTTGGTGAAACAAGAAGGGCTCCATTTCAGCCTCGTGTTCAG GGTCATCTCAGCCATCATCACCAGCGGCACAGCCCTCGGCAGAGCCTCCTCTTACACTCCAGACTACGCCAAGGCCAAGATATCAGCTGCACGTTtcttccagctgctggaccGTGTGCCTACAATCAGCGTCTACAGTGACAAGGGAGACAAATGG AATAACTTCCAAGGGAACATCGAGTTCATTGACTGTAAGTTCACGTATCCCACCAGGCCAGACATCCAGGTCCTGAATGGACTGAATGTGTCAGTGAAGCCTGGCCAGACTCTGGCCTTCGTAGGCAGCAGCGGCTGTGGGAAGAGCACCAGTGTACAGCTGCTGGAGAGGTTTTATGATCCCGACAGTGGCAGAGTG CTGATTGATGGCCATGACTCAACTCGTGTCAACGTGCCCTTCCTTCGCTCCAAAATTGGCATCGTCTCCCAGGAGCCCATTTTGTTTGACTGCAGCATAGCAGAGAACATCAAATACGGTGACAACTCGCGGGACATCAGCATGAACGAGGTCATCTTGGCTGCCAAGAAGGCCCAGCTTCACGACTTTGTCATGGCGCTCCCTGAG AAATACGACACCAATGTGGGCTCTCAGGGTTCTCAGCTGTCTCGCGGTCAGAAGCAGCGCATCGCCATCGCCAGGGCGATCATCCGAGACCCAAAGATCCTGCTGCTTGACGAAGCCACCTCCGCCCTGGACACAGAGAGCGAGAAG ACCGTACAGGAAGCCCTGGACAAAGCCAGGGAGGGTCGGACATGCATCGTCATCGCCCATCGCCTCTCCACCATTCAGAACTCTGACATCATTGCGGTCATGGCCAGGGGCTTTGTGATCGAGCAGGGAGCGCATGACCAGCTGATGGCCCTGAAGGGAGCCTACCACAAGCTGGTGACAACAGGAGCGCCCATCAGCTAG